In Eulemur rufifrons isolate Redbay chromosome 3, OSU_ERuf_1, whole genome shotgun sequence, a single window of DNA contains:
- the TRIB1 gene encoding tribbles homolog 1 has product MRAGPVRSAMSRASQPRGPALLLPAARGAPAKRLLDADDAAAVAAKCPRLSECSSPQDYLSLPGSPCSPQLPSAAPGAGGGSGSAPGPSRIADYLLLPLAEREHVSRALCIHTGRELRCKVFPIKHYQDKIRPYIQLPSHRNITGIVEVILGETKAYVFFEKDFGDMHSYMRSRKRLREEEAARLFKQIVSAVAHCHQSAIVLGDLKLRKFVFSTEERTQLRLESLEDTHIIKGEDDALSDKHGCPAYVSPEILNTTGTYSGKAADVWSLGVMLYTLLVGRYPFHDSDPSALFSKIRRGQFCIPDHISPKARCLIRSLLRREPSERLTAPEILLHPWFESVLEPGYIDSEIGTSDQIVPEYQEDSDISSFFC; this is encoded by the exons ATGCGGGCCGGTCCCGTGCGCTCTGCCATGAGCCGCGCCTCGCAGCCCCGCGGCCCGGCCCTGCTACTCCCGGCCGCCCGGGGCGCCCCTGCCAAACGCCTGCTGGACGCGGACGACGCGGCGGCAGTGGCAGCCAAGTGCCCGCGCCTCTCCGAGTGCTCGAGTCCCCAggactacctcagcctccccggcTCGCCCTGCAGCCCGCAGCTCCCGTCCGCCGCGCCGGGGGCTGGTGGCGGCTCCGGGAGCGCGCCGGGACCCAGCCGCATCGCCGACTACCTGCTGCTGCCCCTAGCCGAGCGCGAGCATGTGTCCCGGGCGCTGTGCATCCACACTGGCCGCGAGCTGCGCTGCAAG GTGTTTCCCATTAAACACTACCAGGACAAAATCAGGCCTTACATCCAGCTGCCGTCACACAGGAACATTACCGGCATTGTGGAAGTGATCCTTGGGGAAACCAAGGCCTATGTCTTCTTCGAGAAGGACTTTGGGGACATGCACTCCTACATGCGAAGCCGGAAAAGGCTGCGGGAAGAGGAGGCTGCCCGGCTCTTCAAGCAGATTGTCTCTGCCGTCGCCCACTGCCACCAGTCAGCTATTGTGCTGGGGGACCTGAAGCTTAGGAAATTCGTCTTCTCCACGGAGGAGAG AACCCAGCTCAGACTAGAAAGTCTAGAAGACACGCACATAATCAAGGGGGAAGACGATGCTTTGTCAGACAAACACGGCTGCCCAGCGTACGTGAGCCCCGAGATTCTCAACACCACGGGGACCTACTCTGGAAAGGCCGCGGACGTTTGGAGCCTAGGGGTGATGCTCTACACCCTTTTGGTCGGACGATACCCCTTTCATGACTCAGACCCCAGTGCCCTTTTCTCCAAAATTCGACGTGGACAGTTCTGCATTCCCGACCACATTTCCCCCAAAGCCAGGTGCCTCATTCGCAGCCTCTTGAGACGGGAGCCTTCCGAGAGACTCACTGCTCCTGAGATCTTACTCCATCCCTGGTTCGAATCCGTCTTGGAACCTGGATACATCGACTCAGAAATAGGAACTTCAGACCAGATTGTTCCAGAGTACCAGGAGGACAGTGACATTAGTTCCTTCTTCTGCTAA